From Rhodococcus antarcticus, the proteins below share one genomic window:
- a CDS encoding WS/DGAT/MGAT family O-acyltransferase, which translates to MTDRLSAVDASLFYLEDSTAPQHVGGVSVFARPRSGFDYEALVRLVEQRIALVPRYRQKVREVPGRLARPVWVDDTDFDITYHVRRSALPKPGSRDQLNDLVARLTSRPLDRSRPLWEMYLVEGLARGRFAVITKTHQAMVDGVAALEIGQVILDVTARPRDTREALWMPRPEPGSVQLVADAVREAVQRPGEAVDTVRWAVRDAAATVGKVAEAVGGLTQTIGGVLRTAASPAPTSPLNVAISRQRRFAVATTRLEDYRKVRAVHGGTVNDVVLAVVAGAMRNWLLSRGEAVTASTTVKAMVPMSVTGQSDGVPGAGGAGSPGSQVSSFVVDLPAGEPNPVVRLSQVAHATRAHAESGRSVGADTLVRMSGFAPPTLHAMGARVAGSLARRTFNVLVTNVPGPQLPLYATGAKMLEMYPVVPLSRNQALTIGLTSYDGGVYYGLNADRDAMGDVEVLAALITEALEELVGTVTP; encoded by the coding sequence ATGACCGACCGGCTGAGCGCGGTGGACGCGTCCTTGTTCTACCTCGAGGACAGCACCGCTCCGCAGCACGTCGGCGGGGTGTCGGTCTTCGCTCGTCCCCGCTCCGGCTTCGACTACGAGGCGCTCGTGCGCCTGGTGGAGCAGCGCATCGCGCTCGTGCCCCGCTACCGGCAGAAGGTGCGCGAGGTCCCGGGACGCCTCGCGCGACCGGTGTGGGTCGATGACACGGACTTCGACATCACCTACCACGTGCGGCGCTCGGCCCTGCCGAAGCCGGGCTCGCGCGACCAGCTCAACGACCTGGTGGCCCGGCTGACCTCGCGCCCGCTGGACCGCAGCCGGCCGCTGTGGGAGATGTACCTGGTGGAGGGTCTGGCCCGCGGTCGGTTCGCGGTCATCACCAAGACCCACCAGGCGATGGTCGACGGGGTCGCGGCCCTGGAGATCGGCCAGGTGATCCTCGACGTCACCGCCCGGCCGCGGGACACCCGCGAGGCGCTGTGGATGCCGCGACCGGAGCCCGGGAGCGTGCAGCTGGTGGCCGACGCGGTGCGCGAGGCCGTGCAGCGTCCCGGTGAGGCCGTGGACACCGTGCGCTGGGCGGTGCGGGACGCCGCCGCCACCGTGGGCAAGGTGGCCGAGGCCGTGGGTGGGCTGACCCAGACCATCGGTGGTGTCCTGCGCACGGCGGCGAGCCCGGCCCCCACGAGCCCGCTCAACGTCGCCATCTCCCGTCAGCGCCGCTTCGCCGTCGCGACCACGCGGCTGGAGGACTACCGCAAGGTCCGGGCCGTGCACGGGGGCACCGTCAACGACGTGGTCCTCGCGGTGGTGGCCGGGGCCATGCGCAACTGGCTGCTCTCCCGCGGGGAGGCGGTGACGGCGTCGACGACGGTCAAGGCCATGGTGCCGATGTCGGTCACCGGTCAGTCCGACGGTGTCCCGGGGGCGGGCGGGGCGGGCTCGCCCGGCAGCCAGGTCTCCTCGTTCGTCGTCGACCTGCCCGCCGGGGAGCCGAACCCCGTGGTGCGGCTGTCCCAGGTGGCGCACGCCACCCGCGCGCACGCCGAGTCCGGCCGCTCGGTGGGAGCCGACACGCTGGTGCGGATGTCCGGCTTCGCCCCGCCGACCCTGCACGCGATGGGCGCGAGGGTGGCGGGTTCGCTGGCCCGCCGAACCTTCAACGTGCTCGTCACGAACGTGCCCGGACCGCAGCTCCCCCTGTACGCCACCGGCGCGAAGATGCTGGAGATGTACCCCGTGGTGCCGCTGTCGAGGAACCAGGCGCTCACCATCGGGCTGACCTCCTACGACGGCGGCGTCTACTACGGGCTCAACGCCGACCGGGACGCCATGGGCGACGTGGAGGTGCTGGCGGCGCTCATCACCGAGGCGCTCGAGGAGCTCGTCGGTACGGTCACCCCATGA
- the lpqB gene encoding MtrAB system accessory lipoprotein LpqB, translating to MRRVVVALGVLLLLAGCATVPSDSAPVVVGTAAPDAPGVVVKAPLSGREPDLLVCDFISAGASPTDRHAAARQYLTQDASARWEDATSTTVLDNVACLPDDGNGSAPDRSRILLRGDAVGTLSATGQYTVDPTPDPYAVVLDLEQVDGQWRIANPPTGVVLRTSEFKAAYRRLPVYFLDPGLDTVVPDPRWVVDDPDSLAARLVDLLVAGPSADLAPAVVSELPRRVSLRSNVSGMDAGGGPSTVRGNGVRIDFSGLVALDGSQRRLLAAQVVWTLDAASVGGPYVLLSDGAPLDEAHPGSWTTSDVVATDPAASPGASVALHAVLGGALVEVGENAVIPVKGALGGYTSVQAAALSRDGTRVAAVAARAGGGSQLLVGPSGGGVVSAAAGDTMTRPTWSADGSAVWVVQDGSTVLRVSQDPTTQAASTQQVDTSTLAATPGSISALRLSRDGVRAALVVGGQVVVAVVTRTEPGTLTLSTPRVVAPSLGATATTLDWTTADTLLVVSADPDRPVVSVTVDGSELKTLPTGNLSVPVRAVASSPTRQLVADSRGVLELTSGETTVERVWRPVAGLGGEAGPSTLPVLPG from the coding sequence GTGAGGCGGGTCGTCGTCGCGCTGGGCGTCCTGCTGCTGCTGGCCGGGTGCGCGACCGTGCCCAGCGACTCGGCCCCGGTGGTGGTCGGCACCGCGGCGCCCGACGCGCCGGGGGTGGTGGTCAAGGCTCCCCTGAGCGGCCGCGAGCCCGACCTGCTGGTCTGCGACTTCATCTCCGCGGGGGCCTCGCCGACCGACCGGCACGCGGCCGCCCGGCAGTACCTGACCCAGGACGCCTCGGCCCGCTGGGAGGACGCGACCAGCACCACCGTCCTCGACAACGTGGCGTGCCTGCCCGACGACGGCAACGGATCCGCCCCCGACCGGTCTCGGATCCTGCTCCGCGGCGACGCCGTGGGGACCCTGAGCGCCACGGGGCAGTACACGGTGGACCCGACGCCCGACCCGTACGCGGTGGTCCTGGACCTGGAGCAGGTGGACGGCCAGTGGCGCATCGCCAACCCCCCGACGGGCGTGGTGCTGCGCACGAGCGAGTTCAAGGCCGCCTACCGGCGGCTGCCGGTGTACTTCCTCGATCCTGGCCTGGACACGGTGGTGCCCGACCCGCGGTGGGTGGTCGACGACCCGGACTCGCTCGCGGCCAGGCTGGTCGACCTGCTCGTCGCCGGCCCCAGCGCCGACCTCGCCCCGGCCGTGGTCAGCGAGCTCCCCCGGCGGGTGAGCCTGCGCAGCAACGTCTCGGGGATGGACGCCGGGGGCGGGCCGTCGACCGTGCGCGGCAACGGGGTCCGCATCGACTTCTCGGGGCTGGTCGCCCTCGACGGCAGCCAGCGCCGGCTGCTGGCCGCCCAGGTGGTGTGGACCCTGGACGCGGCCAGCGTCGGCGGGCCGTACGTCCTGCTCTCCGACGGGGCTCCGCTCGACGAGGCCCATCCCGGGAGCTGGACCACCTCCGACGTGGTCGCGACCGATCCGGCGGCCTCTCCCGGGGCGTCGGTGGCCCTGCACGCCGTCCTGGGTGGGGCCCTGGTGGAGGTGGGGGAGAACGCGGTGATCCCGGTGAAGGGGGCACTGGGTGGCTACACCTCGGTGCAGGCGGCGGCCCTCTCGCGCGACGGCACCCGCGTCGCGGCGGTGGCGGCTCGTGCTGGTGGTGGCAGCCAGCTCCTCGTGGGGCCGTCCGGTGGCGGGGTGGTCTCGGCCGCGGCCGGCGACACGATGACGCGCCCCACCTGGTCCGCCGACGGTTCGGCCGTCTGGGTGGTGCAGGACGGGTCCACGGTGCTGCGGGTGTCGCAGGACCCCACGACCCAGGCCGCCTCGACCCAGCAGGTCGACACCAGCACCCTCGCCGCGACGCCCGGCAGCATCAGCGCGCTCCGGCTCTCCCGCGACGGCGTGCGGGCTGCGCTGGTGGTCGGCGGGCAGGTGGTGGTGGCCGTGGTGACCCGGACCGAGCCCGGGACGCTCACCCTCAGCACCCCCAGGGTGGTGGCCCCGTCGCTGGGTGCCACCGCCACCACGTTGGACTGGACCACGGCCGACACCCTGCTGGTCGTGAGCGCGGACCCCGACCGGCCGGTGGTCTCGGTGACCGTGGACGGCTCCGAGCTCAAGACGCTGCCCACGGGGAACCTCTCGGTGCCGGTGCGCGCGGTGGCGTCCTCACCCACCCGGCAGCTGGTGGCCGACAGCCGGGGCGTGCTGGAGCTGACCTCGGGCGAGACGACGGTCGAGCGCGTGTGGCGACCGGTGGCCGGCCTCGGTGGGGAGGCGGGCCCCAGCACGCTGCCTGTGCTGCCCGGCTGA
- a CDS encoding ComF family protein: MRTLIDLVLPTECGGCRAPGFSWCPECALALTTAEPVQLHPRVVGVPPAWAAGRYAGPWRGAVIAVKERGRRDLVGPLGAALARAVLHLRDWGELDPPELAPLALVVAPSRGAAARRRGGDPVAGVARAAAQELGPGRVSVLPCLRTARSARDSVGLSAWERTENLRGRVRVRGTVPAPGSSVVLVDDVLTTGATAAAGTAALAARGVRVHAVVVLAGVQ, encoded by the coding sequence GTGCGCACCCTCATCGACCTCGTCCTGCCCACCGAGTGCGGGGGGTGCCGGGCCCCGGGGTTCTCGTGGTGCCCGGAGTGCGCGCTCGCCCTCACCACGGCGGAGCCGGTGCAGCTGCACCCCCGGGTGGTCGGGGTGCCGCCGGCCTGGGCGGCCGGTCGCTACGCGGGACCGTGGCGCGGTGCGGTGATCGCGGTCAAGGAGCGCGGGCGACGGGACCTCGTGGGGCCGCTGGGTGCTGCCCTGGCCCGTGCGGTGCTGCACCTGCGCGACTGGGGCGAGCTCGACCCGCCCGAGCTGGCCCCGCTCGCGCTGGTGGTCGCCCCGAGCCGGGGTGCGGCCGCTCGTCGCCGCGGAGGGGACCCGGTGGCCGGGGTGGCCCGGGCCGCGGCGCAGGAGCTGGGGCCCGGCCGGGTGAGCGTGCTGCCCTGCCTGCGCACCGCCCGTTCCGCGCGCGACTCGGTGGGGCTGTCGGCGTGGGAGCGGACCGAGAACCTGCGCGGACGGGTCCGGGTCCGCGGGACGGTGCCGGCTCCGGGATCCAGCGTGGTGCTCGTGGACGACGTGCTCACCACCGGGGCCACCGCTGCCGCGGGCACGGCCGCGCTGGCCGCCCGGGGTGTCCGGGTGCACGCCGTGGTGGTCCTCGCCGGGGTGCAGTGA
- a CDS encoding DUF2256 and DUF3253 domain-containing protein, whose translation MAHRSRSSAPVEDRADKVCAVCGRTITWRAKWARDWPQVRHCSDACRARARSGAGEREELEAALRERLARCSAGTTACPSEVARAVHAARGGSGDGWRDLMEPVRQAARRLAADGELEITQNGVVVDPSRAKGPVRLRPVR comes from the coding sequence GTGGCCCACCGCTCGCGCAGCTCCGCCCCCGTCGAGGACCGTGCGGACAAGGTGTGCGCCGTGTGCGGGCGCACCATCACCTGGCGGGCGAAGTGGGCACGGGACTGGCCGCAGGTGCGCCACTGCTCCGACGCGTGCCGGGCCCGGGCGCGCTCCGGTGCGGGGGAGCGCGAGGAGCTCGAGGCCGCGCTCCGCGAGCGGCTGGCCCGCTGCTCCGCCGGGACCACGGCGTGTCCCTCGGAGGTCGCACGGGCCGTGCACGCCGCGCGGGGAGGCAGCGGTGACGGGTGGCGCGACCTGATGGAGCCCGTGCGCCAGGCTGCGCGGCGCCTCGCGGCCGACGGTGAGCTCGAGATCACCCAGAACGGTGTGGTGGTCGACCCGTCGCGCGCGAAGGGCCCGGTGCGGCTGCGACCGGTGCGCTGA
- a CDS encoding DUF6912 family protein, whose protein sequence is MLGSLVAEGELWVAGGTAFALTPALREAYASGDEEELSYAAMSEAARASLRLLAAELDGAEPGAVVVRRVVLSADVDEVTLRPDLDDAVVRLRGPLTLAEVTSAHVDLAGAEDAVRAAVGAVDEADMGDLDAEFLLGEVADHELAWYDAQELGFLVELL, encoded by the coding sequence ATGCTGGGCTCGCTGGTGGCCGAGGGGGAGCTGTGGGTGGCCGGCGGCACGGCGTTCGCGCTGACCCCGGCCCTGCGGGAGGCCTACGCGAGCGGCGACGAGGAGGAGCTCTCCTACGCCGCGATGTCCGAGGCCGCCCGTGCGTCGCTGCGGCTGCTCGCCGCCGAGCTCGACGGCGCCGAGCCGGGTGCGGTGGTCGTGCGCCGGGTGGTGCTCAGCGCGGACGTGGACGAGGTCACCCTGCGCCCGGACCTCGACGACGCCGTGGTGCGCCTGCGCGGCCCGCTGACCCTGGCCGAGGTCACCTCGGCCCACGTCGACCTGGCCGGGGCCGAGGACGCCGTGCGGGCCGCGGTGGGCGCGGTGGACGAGGCCGACATGGGCGACCTCGACGCGGAGTTCCTGCTGGGCGAGGTCGCCGACCACGAGCTCGCCTGGTACGACGCCCAGGAGCTGGGCTTCCTCGTCGAGCTGCTCTAG
- a CDS encoding FAD-binding domain-containing protein, translating into MTLLPAPPTDDAPAWVAEHLGHLTRDGVRASRRFRGGQSAADAALATLDLTGYASRRNEVLPVGRRGATGLSPYIRHGLLPLPDVWAAAADAPTRDRDKFRDELLWQEYARHLYARAGTRTRTALRAEPPRPQRTWEQPWPRAMACVDSALTELETDGWMVNQTRMWLSSQWTVRAGWDWAAGEDEMFAQLLDGSRAANRLGWQWTTGAGSGKPYGFSRWQVRKRAPGLCEGCALNQACPIQDWPADQDTRWLPREDLLAADPDVSATAGPREVVRTAEPEAVWLTAESLGTSDPALAANPDLPVVFVLDEPLLTSLRLAGARLVFLAQCLAELGADRELEVHLGRPAQVLAGRAVAVTTAPVPGFRRLARRVEPAELHPWPWLRRPGAGPVQSFSAWRRSVGRG; encoded by the coding sequence GTGACCCTGCTGCCAGCTCCCCCCACCGACGACGCCCCGGCCTGGGTGGCCGAGCACCTCGGCCACCTCACCCGGGACGGGGTGCGGGCGTCGCGGCGGTTCCGGGGTGGGCAGAGCGCGGCCGACGCCGCCCTCGCCACCCTCGACCTGACCGGCTACGCCAGCCGCCGCAACGAGGTGCTCCCGGTCGGTCGACGCGGCGCCACCGGGCTCTCCCCCTACATCCGTCACGGCCTGCTCCCGCTGCCCGACGTCTGGGCCGCCGCGGCCGACGCCCCGACCCGCGACCGGGACAAGTTCCGCGACGAGCTGCTCTGGCAGGAGTACGCCCGGCACCTCTACGCCAGGGCGGGGACCCGGACCCGCACCGCCCTGCGGGCCGAACCCCCCCGGCCGCAGCGCACCTGGGAGCAGCCGTGGCCCCGCGCCATGGCCTGCGTGGACAGCGCGCTCACCGAGCTCGAGACCGACGGCTGGATGGTCAACCAGACCCGGATGTGGCTCAGCTCGCAGTGGACCGTGCGGGCCGGCTGGGACTGGGCGGCGGGCGAGGACGAGATGTTCGCCCAGCTGCTCGACGGCTCGCGCGCGGCCAACCGGCTCGGGTGGCAGTGGACCACGGGGGCGGGCTCCGGCAAGCCCTACGGCTTCAGCCGGTGGCAGGTGCGCAAGCGCGCGCCCGGGCTGTGCGAGGGGTGCGCGCTGAACCAGGCGTGCCCCATCCAGGACTGGCCGGCCGACCAGGACACCCGGTGGCTGCCGCGCGAGGACCTGCTGGCCGCCGACCCCGACGTGTCCGCCACCGCCGGACCGCGGGAGGTGGTCCGCACGGCCGAGCCCGAGGCCGTGTGGCTCACCGCGGAGTCCCTGGGGACCTCCGACCCGGCACTGGCGGCGAACCCGGACCTGCCGGTGGTGTTCGTGCTGGACGAGCCGCTGCTGACGTCGCTGCGGCTGGCCGGAGCACGGCTGGTGTTCCTGGCGCAGTGCCTGGCCGAGCTCGGGGCCGACCGGGAGCTGGAGGTGCACCTGGGTCGGCCCGCTCAGGTGCTCGCCGGGCGCGCGGTGGCGGTGACGACGGCCCCCGTGCCCGGGTTCCGCCGCCTGGCGCGACGGGTGGAACCCGCCGAGCTGCACCCGTGGCCGTGGCTGCGCCGACCGGGAGCGGGCCCGGTGCAGAGCTTCAGCGCGTGGCGGAGGTCGGTCGGCCGGGGTTGA
- the hpf gene encoding ribosome hibernation-promoting factor, HPF/YfiA family: MVVTGRNVEVPEHFRAYVAEKLTRLERYDPTLHRFDVELNHERNRRQAKSCQRVEITGTAKGPVVRAEACADSFYAALEAAVAKLESRLRRAGDRRKVHHGRHTPVSVAAATAGLEVPVPSEPPSAEAHVEEEHEGPGQIVRVKEHPAVPMSVDDALYEMELVGHDFFLFHDAATGTPSVVYRRHAFDYGVLHLV; this comes from the coding sequence CTGGTCGTCACCGGTCGCAACGTCGAGGTGCCCGAGCACTTCCGGGCCTACGTCGCCGAGAAGCTCACCCGGCTCGAGCGCTACGACCCCACGCTGCACCGCTTCGACGTGGAGCTGAACCACGAGCGCAACCGCCGCCAGGCCAAGAGCTGCCAGCGGGTGGAGATCACCGGCACGGCCAAGGGGCCGGTCGTGCGAGCCGAGGCGTGCGCCGACAGCTTCTACGCCGCGCTCGAGGCTGCCGTGGCCAAGCTGGAGAGCCGGCTGCGCCGGGCCGGGGACCGCCGCAAGGTGCACCACGGGCGGCACACCCCGGTCTCCGTGGCCGCGGCCACCGCTGGCCTCGAGGTGCCCGTTCCGAGCGAGCCGCCGTCGGCCGAGGCGCACGTCGAGGAGGAGCACGAGGGACCCGGCCAGATCGTGCGGGTCAAGGAGCACCCCGCGGTGCCCATGTCCGTCGACGACGCGCTCTACGAGATGGAGCTCGTCGGGCACGACTTCTTCCTCTTCCACGACGCCGCCACCGGTACGCCGAGCGTGGTCTACCGGCGGCACGCCTTCGACTACGGCGTCCTGCACCTGGTGTAG
- the secA gene encoding preprotein translocase subunit SecA produces the protein MVKRLRAIADHVETMSDEMEALSDEELQAKTDEFRTRHGDGESLDDLLPEAFAVAREAAWRVLDQKPFTVQMMGAAALHLGNIAEMKTGEGKTLTSVLAAYLNAIPGTGVHVVTTNDYLAKRDSEWMGRVHRFLGLEVGAILSGMTPEQRRVSYAADITYGTNNEFGFDYLRDNMANSLAELVQRGHTYAIVDEVDSILIDEARTPLIISGPADASSRWYGEFARLAPLMKLDTHYEVDVKKRTIGVHELGVELVEDQLGIDNLYEAANSPLVSYLNNSIKAKELYAKDKDYIVRDGEVVIVDEFTGRVLSGRRYNEGMHQAIEAKEGVEIKAENQTLATITLQNYFRLYEKLSGMTGTAETEAAELHQIYSLGVIAIPTNRDMVRVDNGDLIYKTEEAKFNAVVEDVLERHEAGQPVLIGTTSVERSEYLSKQLVRKGVPHSVLNAKFHDKEATIIAQAGRPGAVTVATNMAGRGTDVVLGGNPDIIADLQLRERGLDPVGTPEEYELEWDTVLADVKAEVKAEAAKVRDAGGLYVLGTERHDSRRIDNQLRGRSGRQGDPGESRFYLSLGDELMRRFNGPMIETIMNRLNLPEDVPIEAKMVSKAILSAQTQVEQQNFEIRKNVLKYDEVMNQQRTVVYDERRRVLAGEDVEGQVERMITDVTSAYVDGATAQGYAEDWDLETLWTALGTLYPVSLRWQDLAGATEVGDQGDLTREGLLEAVLADVREAYTRREAEIDAIAGEGGMRDLERRVLLSVLDRKWREHLYEMDYLKEGIGLRAMAQRDPLVEYQREGFDMFRGMLEGLKEESVGFLFNVTVEAVPAPAPSVSAASEAQIAAAARQLAAAAAAAPATGPTPPVPLEKAPRAPGALRAKGLDERAAPALTYSGPDEDGGTAVSSDRSVNGASASGEGAAPPAARRDRRAAARTQTKGPKAPKQKK, from the coding sequence ATGGTCAAGCGGCTGCGGGCCATCGCCGACCACGTCGAGACGATGTCCGACGAGATGGAGGCGCTGAGCGACGAGGAGCTGCAGGCCAAGACCGACGAGTTCCGCACCCGTCACGGCGACGGCGAGAGCCTCGACGACCTGCTGCCCGAGGCCTTCGCCGTGGCCCGCGAGGCGGCCTGGCGCGTGCTGGACCAGAAGCCGTTCACCGTGCAGATGATGGGAGCGGCCGCCCTGCACCTGGGCAACATCGCGGAGATGAAGACCGGTGAGGGCAAGACTCTGACGTCGGTGCTGGCCGCATACCTCAACGCGATCCCCGGCACGGGCGTCCACGTCGTGACCACCAACGACTACCTCGCCAAGCGTGACTCCGAGTGGATGGGTCGGGTGCACCGCTTCCTCGGTCTCGAGGTCGGCGCCATCCTCTCCGGCATGACCCCGGAGCAGCGTCGGGTGTCCTACGCAGCGGACATCACCTACGGCACCAACAACGAGTTCGGCTTCGACTACCTGCGCGACAACATGGCGAACTCGCTGGCCGAGCTGGTGCAGCGCGGGCACACCTACGCGATCGTGGACGAGGTCGACTCCATCCTCATCGACGAGGCCCGCACCCCGCTGATCATCTCGGGTCCCGCCGACGCCTCCTCCCGCTGGTACGGGGAGTTCGCCCGCCTCGCCCCGCTGATGAAGCTCGACACCCACTACGAGGTGGACGTCAAGAAGCGCACCATCGGCGTGCACGAGCTCGGCGTCGAGCTCGTCGAGGACCAGCTCGGCATCGACAACCTCTACGAGGCCGCGAACTCGCCCCTGGTCAGCTACTTGAACAACTCCATCAAGGCCAAGGAGCTGTACGCCAAGGACAAGGACTACATCGTCCGCGACGGCGAGGTCGTCATCGTCGACGAGTTCACCGGTCGCGTGCTGAGCGGGCGCCGCTACAACGAGGGCATGCACCAGGCGATCGAGGCCAAGGAGGGGGTGGAGATCAAGGCGGAGAACCAGACCTTGGCCACCATCACCCTGCAGAACTACTTCCGCCTCTACGAGAAGCTCTCCGGGATGACCGGCACCGCCGAGACCGAGGCCGCCGAGCTGCACCAGATCTACAGCCTCGGCGTGATCGCCATCCCGACCAACCGCGACATGGTGCGGGTGGACAACGGCGACCTCATCTACAAGACGGAGGAGGCCAAGTTCAACGCCGTCGTGGAGGACGTGCTGGAGCGCCACGAGGCCGGGCAACCCGTGCTCATCGGCACCACGAGCGTGGAGCGCTCGGAGTACCTGTCCAAGCAGCTGGTCCGCAAGGGTGTGCCGCACAGCGTCCTCAACGCCAAGTTCCACGACAAGGAAGCGACAATCATCGCCCAGGCCGGGCGGCCCGGGGCCGTCACGGTCGCCACGAACATGGCCGGGCGCGGCACCGACGTGGTGCTCGGCGGGAACCCGGACATCATCGCCGACCTGCAGCTGCGCGAGCGGGGGCTTGATCCCGTGGGCACGCCGGAGGAGTACGAGCTGGAGTGGGACACCGTGCTGGCCGACGTCAAGGCCGAGGTGAAGGCCGAGGCGGCCAAGGTGCGCGACGCGGGCGGGCTCTACGTCCTGGGTACCGAGCGGCACGACTCCCGGCGCATCGACAACCAGCTGCGCGGCCGGTCGGGACGCCAGGGCGATCCCGGCGAGTCGCGCTTCTACCTGTCCCTGGGCGACGAGCTCATGCGGCGGTTCAACGGCCCGATGATCGAGACCATCATGAACCGGCTGAACCTTCCCGAGGACGTGCCGATCGAGGCCAAGATGGTCTCCAAGGCGATCCTCAGCGCGCAGACGCAGGTCGAGCAGCAGAACTTCGAGATCCGCAAGAACGTCCTCAAGTACGACGAGGTGATGAACCAGCAGCGCACCGTCGTCTACGACGAGCGTCGGCGCGTCCTCGCCGGCGAGGACGTCGAGGGCCAGGTCGAGCGGATGATCACCGACGTGACCAGCGCCTACGTCGACGGGGCCACCGCTCAGGGCTACGCCGAGGACTGGGACCTCGAGACGCTCTGGACGGCGCTGGGGACGCTGTACCCGGTGTCGCTGCGCTGGCAGGACCTCGCCGGCGCGACCGAGGTGGGCGACCAGGGCGACCTCACCCGTGAGGGACTCCTCGAGGCGGTGCTCGCGGACGTGCGGGAGGCCTACACCCGGCGCGAGGCGGAGATCGACGCGATCGCGGGCGAGGGCGGCATGCGGGACCTGGAGCGGCGGGTCCTGCTCAGCGTGCTGGACCGGAAGTGGCGCGAGCACCTCTACGAGATGGACTACCTCAAGGAGGGGATCGGCCTGCGGGCGATGGCCCAGCGCGACCCGCTCGTCGAGTACCAGCGCGAGGGCTTCGACATGTTCCGGGGCATGCTCGAGGGGCTCAAGGAGGAGTCCGTCGGCTTCCTGTTCAACGTCACCGTCGAGGCCGTCCCTGCCCCGGCACCCTCGGTCTCCGCGGCCAGCGAGGCCCAGATCGCGGCGGCCGCCCGCCAGCTGGCCGCGGCTGCGGCTGCGGCTCCCGCGACCGGACCCACCCCGCCCGTCCCGCTGGAGAAGGCGCCCCGGGCGCCGGGGGCCCTGCGGGCGAAGGGGCTCGACGAGCGTGCCGCCCCCGCGCTGACCTACTCCGGGCCGGACGAGGACGGTGGCACCGCGGTCTCCAGCGATCGGTCCGTGAACGGGGCGAGCGCCTCCGGGGAGGGTGCCGCCCCGCCGGCGGCGCGCCGTGACCGTCGCGCGGCGGCCCGCACCCAGACCAAGGGGCCCAAGGCGCCCAAGCAGAAGAAGTAG
- a CDS encoding Rv3235 family protein, with protein sequence MSCRPPVRPVPLPVDPAATVLVSRILTLALEVRDGRRSPQQLRTLLTPPLVQMVTTRARQAVGSGHRPGRLRPVHVQAVTPTVVEANGVVLRERDSHAVAARMELVGRTWRCTALWLG encoded by the coding sequence GTGTCTTGCCGACCCCCCGTCCGGCCCGTCCCCCTGCCCGTCGACCCGGCCGCGACCGTCCTGGTCAGCCGCATCCTGACCCTGGCGCTCGAGGTCCGCGACGGCCGCCGCAGCCCGCAGCAGCTGCGCACGCTGCTGACCCCGCCCCTGGTGCAGATGGTCACCACCCGGGCCCGCCAGGCCGTGGGCAGCGGCCACCGGCCCGGCCGGCTTCGCCCGGTGCACGTGCAGGCCGTCACCCCGACCGTCGTCGAGGCCAACGGGGTCGTGCTCCGGGAGCGAGACAGCCACGCGGTGGCCGCACGGATGGAGCTGGTCGGCCGGACGTGGCGGTGCACCGCCCTCTGGCTGGGCTGA
- a CDS encoding GntR family transcriptional regulator has translation MTSAPALRTLVGSPSLRAQVGQQLRDALVAGELVPGVVYSAPVLGTQLGVSATPVREAMLDLVRDGLVETVRNKGFRVVELSPQRLADLLAVRADLESAGLARVAAAPRDDLEELEVLLADMAAAGARGDVRGYVEADRRFHLGLLALDGNVLLLELVTDLRSRTQLHGLAPLAGEPLAHTATEHHALLDAVRRGDPATASALMRTHIAHVADRWTGTTPSSTPTPEHQEAP, from the coding sequence GTGACCTCCGCTCCCGCCCTGCGCACCCTGGTCGGGTCGCCGAGCCTTCGGGCGCAGGTGGGCCAGCAGCTGCGCGACGCGCTCGTCGCGGGCGAGCTGGTGCCCGGGGTCGTCTACTCCGCCCCCGTGCTCGGCACCCAGCTCGGCGTCTCGGCCACCCCCGTCCGGGAGGCCATGCTCGACCTCGTCCGCGACGGGCTGGTGGAGACCGTGCGCAACAAGGGGTTCCGGGTGGTGGAGCTCTCGCCGCAGCGGTTGGCCGACCTGCTCGCCGTGCGGGCCGACCTCGAGTCCGCCGGTCTCGCCCGGGTGGCGGCCGCACCGCGGGACGACCTGGAGGAGCTGGAGGTGCTGCTGGCCGACATGGCCGCGGCGGGGGCCCGTGGGGACGTCCGCGGCTACGTCGAGGCCGACCGGCGCTTCCACCTCGGCCTGCTCGCCCTGGACGGCAACGTGCTGCTGCTCGAGCTGGTGACGGACCTGCGCAGCCGGACCCAGCTGCACGGCCTCGCCCCGCTCGCCGGGGAGCCGCTGGCCCACACCGCCACCGAGCACCACGCGCTGCTCGACGCCGTCCGCCGCGGGGACCCCGCCACGGCGTCCGCCCTCATGCGCACCCACATCGCCCACGTCGCCGACCGGTGGACGGGCACGACCCCCTCGAGCACCCCCACCCCCGAGCACCAGGAGGCCCCCTGA